The Rhizoctonia solani chromosome 13, complete sequence nucleotide sequence aaaagaggaagttacatgagaggtacagtctgagctatttgatatgtaaagaccaattagtcccaataagtcctagtgagatagacccaGGTCTATTTATAggatgttctagagcatacatgactaaattgcattagtgtgaatgctaaaaataaccttgaggcaaggtaggatctcatagaaaaagctagaaacttaaatggttagtatctccatcaatttggctcagaatcagacaattcctttttgggagctGAGATGCTGGAGCCTTCAACCTGTTGGTATTTGTCcacatagtaatatgccaaTTTcccgccgacctttggcgcttatttgcaattactaagcgccagcacttgcatgcttacttgcacttatTCTATGCTCTGTAAGTactgttcctacatataaatgtatgatacaaaaaatgctataaatcatagaaataatattataACCATTTTGCACAATCAAACGTGTATATGCAAGCACAATAAGGGAAtgaagtataaaaggtcttatagcactgccagtttccaaatatagtaatgctcatgcccatatttggatagagcaagtatgctTACTctagtttgcactattcactattggcaattaggggtgcatatgtctaaattagtcattgcATAACACAATGCAGGTGGCAAAGAAACTTCAGTGGGCAGCGTAAGCAGGCCCAAGGACTTGTCATTGGTGTTGTATCTGTTGATACAGAATCCTGTGATGCATATCCTTGTATATTTAGTGCACATATTAAATCTATGCCAATTCTGCTTACCTGAATCTGATAAATCATCTTCAGAGCGCTCAATGACAGGGTGCCCATGTAGACAACAACAGGAGTGGTGTGCTGACACACAAGCAGGGGAACCACAAAAATACCCAACATGGGCTAAGTTGCTATAGTGGTTCTGCTTGTTAGCATTCATAATGATTGACAGTGCATTGAGGCAGATGATGTGGAAATTATTGTGATGAACTTGGTGCTGCAATTCCTGGAATGTGTCAAAGGGAAAATGGTAGAGGTCACAAGTAAAGCATATAGGACAAGAGATGTAGGGGAAGTTAATCTCCTCAAGCTTGGAGGCATAATCATAGTTGCCCCAGGGATCATGGTGATTCCATCCTGAGGGTTGAACTGCATCCCCAAAGACTTGGAGAGCATGGTAGCATGCCCCATGGAGAGCATGAGCAAGGTCAACACCTAGGAACCACTGAGGAGGGTGGTTGTCAGCCATGAGGAATACCTCAACATCTGGCATGGCATGGATACGCTGCTCCAGAGGGTCAGGATGGTTCTCTGATTAGGGTGAAGGATGATCATTGTGACAGTTAGCATAGATATAGTATAGGTTGCAAACATGGTTAGCCTCAATAATACCTGTCTCAGGGGAGAGAGGCACATCATTGCAATAAGTAGTGAAGATGGGGAAGCAGTAGAAGCCTTGAGTAAAGGACATATTGATGATGTTCTGAGTAGACATATTCAGTATGAGTGGGATGGCAATAGTGAGAGTTAAGTGGGAGCATTTATACAAAACCCATCCTCCATAAGATAAGTTTGACTTAGAGATTCAAATGTTGAGTAGGttgtgttaagagttgtgtaggtacaggagtaagaaagaattactatatacaaaatgtatatgggaataactaagaactattattaagaatcagaatatatgcacagaatatatgcacaatagaggctaggttatcaggaataacaactcctaacaaatagtctagcaactatcaagtgcaggtggttggttatgtatagtaccttaagctaatgttacttaagcctaagtgactaagggtatgtatacttaaggtctatGGGATAGCaccttaggtaagagggttacctgactaatgtacaggatctATGGGAtctgcctaataagtataggacttatgtATGCTTAAGtgagacttaagacttatggggtgtacctaaaatatatctaggatttatgagatattatagataaagctatctacaatatagggggtatggtggattgaaacactatcactcaatcacaacagtcCTTACAGTATCATTGCattatactcaatgttgagctcaacaactgtgacagtcaaggggcacagggttgcagtaagtacactaataggttaccctgtgtctgttgggactggcctatggtcttagtgtgccaaataacctcctatgctatttacagtgagtcaatcactaaagtaaatgcacagataagctgttaaaggcttgtgtgtatgtgtcaatatataagagtggataaatggatgcattagaagcgtcttcacagggtccttttataccctgagaaggtgcacaaacaagtatatacatgattgataccaagagggggtacaggaggtacatgtggcaactgaaacacttgagggagccaatacttggGTACATGGTAAATAataacagatcctaatatttgccccaaggcagtatttacctgtgtgggtccttggatgtcccaagggtAAGTGTTTCacccttggagtaaacagtcccaaaggtaggatactgctgcattgggtacttacagtaaatggggcataactctgccaaatgttgtccgttttgggagtttgacccggcgttctggagcgcacaaacaggcgcacctaagcgcaagcgattcggcagtgtgaaatgcccgggtgatggagaaatggcgcatttagtgcgttggcgcttaaacGCTGATTgagcgccagagcacttgcctatgcaacaggggggaccctgaatatttctgtgtgtagccacaagatagaatgtTATATAATAAATACctcaaacaggagaaatattacttgttactgtttatctactcagctgagtTTATacatatttaaatgagttaGAAAACTGTCACAACcctcattggcatgacatgattttttactattttctagcttttttctgagacagtttccttttttggtatatatttatgactcatcaagatcacgtgacatatttgatatatgatgtgaaattgtaaatgacttgttgtttagtactgttgtttttgatgtgcctttcttcatgtatttaaaccaggtcaagttgctgctaaacagcaagacttgacctctttgtcaattcatcctaagcttacccttaccccttgcccaggcccctagttggccataagtgcactTAACTAAaaacccataacccaggccttgttgccctctacctctaccataccccttgggcctttgttgcccctctttgcctcatagtccattggtgatagggccatggactttaagcccccttttatcataggtccaagcttagttgtgacactaggtcaagtcttgctacttgtactcttgtcaacacacaagaactgcgcttagataagcaccaaagcctgAAATGGtatcacattgtagcccctgtgtcataatcaaagacaggaatacaagtacCAGTAAGGTTGCAggatagccctttgccagcaattgtccgcataccaaggTGTCCGCACCCTTAGCCATACactgttagtcagccaaacctctgcttactaaaaacctgatTAATAATCAtgcttgtacacagctgttgatattaGTAAAGGATAGTTTAACGCTAGTGGggaagcaaacagttagtatttaGCGCTATAAATCTGTTGTTACCTATCTGaccaagtaccaatttataTTGGGAACGCATTCTAGTGTTTGATTTCTTAGATCTTATTCTTTTTGCCATTTTTTGGCCTTACTCCATTGTCACTCAATATCTTTATCTTGAAAAAACCCTTGTCAACATCAATCATATCCTTTTGGGTCAAATCAAGAACCTCAAAGAACACATAGCCCAAATCAAGGAACCTGGCCTTGTCCAAAATATTGCAATCATAAAAAGTCATTGATCCTTTGCCAAATGTCTTAACACTATATACAAAACAGAGGCACAAGAACATAGGAATTTGATTGCAAACCTTGAAGCCCATAATTGTGACCTTGCTCTAAccattgaagagcaagaacaaCTTATTGAGGAAAAGGACAGGCTGTTGGTAGAAAAGGAAATTGAGCTTGACAATTTACATACATCTATCCAAGACGCtacccaagatggaagggGGCAAATTCACTACTACTGGGATTACAAATTTTTTGCAGTATTGCATAACAACACCTGGTTTGGGCGCAATGGGAGGGACTAGTTTAACCACCCCCCAAGTACAATCAGGATGGTCTGCCCCATCCTCTCAAActcatactcctgctcctgcagCTGTGCTgcctcatgtatattcccCTATGTCTTTTGATCAGATGTCAGATTGTGAACTTCTTGATATGGTAGCCAAAAATATGATCATCCTGAAAAAAGAATTTTCACAATTGCAAGGTGCTTACAAGGCCCAAAGTGATCAATTAGCACTATTAAGGGCTGAACTGGAGGAATATTGCAATCAATCACATAATCAACACATTTTTTACTCcaatcaaatccaaggagccaCTGCGTCCATccaggctgtgcaagatcagctACTCCACATGTCCACCACTTGTCCCACggctccacctccacctcctgcaccttctggcactgccacctccaccaatctCCCTGCCCTGTCATCCCCAAGTTCTGATTTAAAGTTtgccaagcccaacaagTTTAGTGGCAAAAAAGAAGACGCCCTTAATTTTATCATTGCCTGTCAGGCTtatataagggcaaaaggGGCCAATTGATCCCACAAAGAGAaaattttgtgggttacatcATATTTCAAGGGAGCTGCTGGAGACTGGGTTTGCCCATAcaaagaaaggaaggtgtttaGGGGTGAAGCGGTCCCCTTATTGGAAGACATTGATGTGTTTTGGGCCAAATTTACTAAGCACTATGTGGATACAAATTGCAATGAGAAGTATTGtcaaaaatggaacaacttGCAGCAAAAGACCTCAGTCCAAGAGTACACTCAAGAGTTCCAACAATACTCCATGTCCTTAGGCTATAGTGATGAGACTTTGTGTGACAAGTACTATAATGGCCTCAAAAATGAcatcaaggacatcatgTTCTCCaccatgttccaatggcgccGTGCTATGGCTCAGCAAGTTTACAACAAGGCAGAAGAAATTGCAAATCATATTGAATCTACACGTCTGTCCAATCCATCTGTCTCTTCCTCTACAGCTTGTACATCCCCAAACGTTATCTCCCAGTCCACTCCCACTCCTACCTGTACTTGCCTTAACGTAGGAGATAACGTTTACATGATCAATCCAACCACTTGTTgtgccaagaaaggcgctattACTTCCATTGTTTGCACAAcctctggcaatatgccaAACGTTAGGTGGAATGGAGAATCAAAAGATACTATGATTCCTTTCCCCTCCCtcaaaaaagacaaacatcctgctgctgctgcgccCATCAAGCCTATCATTGCTCCCACCCCTGTCCTAGCCTCAAATGCCAAAGGTCCAGGCCCAATGGACCTTGATGGAAAAGGCTTTGCAAGTGTCATGTGTCACATGTGCAGTGGTAAGGGACATTTTGCGTGTAATTGCCCCTcaaagcccatgtctggacatgtggctaatattgaatggtcttgggaaaggcccaAGGAAGAAAATTGTATTGAAGTCATTTTGGATGAAGAAGAGTCAGGaaaagggaaagccaaggccaattaaggagtaaggcacttggctgtatgcttgcagATTTGCATTATGTAAACAATGATCTAGAAATACTCTCTTTATGTAActcatctcaaatatatgtgTTGTTTACTGCAAATCCATGTGAATCTCCCAAATTtcaaaaatcaagttttttggctaaaccctTCCAGGGGAAAGCCATGATCAACTCTggagcaacttcttgcttcatacACCCTCTTTTAGTGGAAACCTATCAACTTCCCACTTATTTACACCCAATTCCAAAAAAGCTATGtgttattgatggccaagaaattgactctggccaaatcactcattttacTTGCTTCAAGTGcaccattggcaatcataCTGAAGAACTAGAGTGTCACATTTCAaacattggcaatcatcaactagttttaggaatgtcatggctaaaaaagcacaatccccaaattttgtgggaaaaacatacacttgttttTAATTCTTTATACTGCTCAAACAACTGACTAGCTATACCTACTGTCTTAGAACTTAAAGCGGTAGAAGAAATCCCCTCTCCTTACCAAGAATTCTCCAAGGTATTTTTGGAGGAGGAATTGTCAAAATTGCTACCCCACCATCCATACAATATTGCTATTGAGTTGCTTCCTGATGCAAAACCTTGacatggccccatatataGTCTAGGCCCAAGGGAAGATGCTGAACTCAAGGAAAACATCAAAAAACAACTCAAGACTGGTCTGATTTGTCCATCTAAATCTCCTATGGCATCCCCCatattatttgtcaaaaagaaaaatgggaaactaCATATGTGTGTGGATTATTGGCGTCTGAATAGTATGATCAaaaagaacgtctacccccTGCCATTACCACAAAAcctcattgagaaactacAAGGTGCTAAGATCTTCAGCAAATTTGATCTTAAAGCAGGTTACAACTTagtccaaatcaaagaaggcaacaaatggaaaacagccttcaagaCAAAATACGGGCtatttgagtacttggttatgccttttggctTGACAAACGCGCCGGCAGCTTTTCAAGATatgatgaatgagatattcagAGACCTTTTGGATGTGTACGTCATCATATATCTGGACAATATCGTAGTCTTCTCCCTGAACAAAAAAGATCACAAAGCTCATGTGCGGGAGGTACTCAAGAGGCTACAGGACAATGACCTCTTTTGCAATATCAaaaaatgccacttccatgtcaaaAAGATTGATTACCTAGGGTTCATCATATCTGAATTTGGCATAGAGGTCAACCAATCTAAAGTCACTGATGCAATGAATTGGTCTGTTCCAAAGAATGTcaaaaacatccaagaattcctaggatttgtaaATTTTTACAGGCAATTTATTCctaattttggcaatatggcacaaccctTGTACAATCTGCTCAAAAAAGATAGCCTTTGGAAATGGGAGTCAGCGGAACAACAGTCTTTTGAAGGCCTAAAGAGATGTCTTACATCAGCACCATTACTGTTACAGCCAGACACAACAAAACAATTCTATGTAGAATGCAATGCATCAGACTACACCACTGGAGCTATATTATCCCAGTGCAACTCTGAAGGAAAATTGGCCCCAGTAGCCTACCTATCCAAGTCCTTGTCCCCAGCTGAGAAAAATTACAAcatctttgacaaggaactgttagcagtcattagggcattcAAAGAATGGTGTCATTTGCTGGAAGGATCTGAATtgccagtccaagttctaacaGATCATAAGAACTTGGAGTATTTTTCCACATCTCAATCCCTGAATAAACGTCAAATCAGATGGGCCAACTTCTTAGTTgactacaatttccaaattaTCTACAGACCTGGAGCACAAAATAAGAAGGCAGATATCCTCTCACAACGCTATGAtttagtaccccttgaagggggggtagagaaccaggttctcctgaaaccggaactttttATTTCATCTATTACCCCagatcaggaaatcaatgaCCTAATTGGTGAGGCAATTTACAAGGATAACCGGCTTAAGGAAATTTTGGATAAACttcagaacaaggaaaaggtcacAGATTGGGAACTGAAGGAAGGTTTACTATGGTTTCAAAAGAAGATATTCATACCAAAAAATGAAACCATTAGGAACCTCATTCTAgaatctaggcatgacatgttagccgcaggacatccaggacaagcTAGAACATTGGAACTGGTTTCTAGaaattactattggccttCCCTAAAAAGGTTTGTCAATTCCTATGTCAGCCATTGTGAAACCTGTATCCAAGCAAAACCAACAAACCAAGTACCTGTAGGCCTGTTAAAACCATTGCAAATTCCGGAACGTCCATGGGAAGACAttgcctatgacatgattgtgggactacCAGTTTCAGAAGGATTCAATGCCATCCTCACCATTATTGATCAATTTTCAAAAATGGTATATTTCATCCCCACACAGTCCACTTCATCTGCCATCAACATTGCAAATTTATTTGTTACATATGtatggaaactccatggccTGCCCAGAAGCACCATATTGGACAGAGGGCCTACTTTcaatgccaagtttatttGCCATCTGTATAAAAGACTAGATATCAAACCAGTGTACtctacagcctaccatccCCAAAcggatggacaaacagaacaaaTAAAACAGGAAGCCAAAATCTTCATCCAcatgtttgggaatcattgaCAATCTGATTGGGTATCACTACTACCCCTAGCTGAGTTTGCCCTCAATAATCTAAAACAATCTTCTACAGGCAAATCTCCATTTCAGATATGTTATGGCTTAAATCCCCAATTCTCTGTGGGTCAAAAATTGGATGAATtggtacccaatgcagacaAACACGCAGAGTTCCTAGAAAAAGGCTATGACAAAGTCAAAGCAGCACTGTCCTTGtcacaagaaaggatgaaacacttctatgatcaacaccacagggaagaagaggaaattcaagtaggggACAAGGTTTGGTTGAGTCATCAAAATATATCTACCAATAGACCATCAATCAAGCTTAGCCATAAAAAGTTAGGCCCCTACCTTgtaattgaaaaaattggatTGCACACATACAAACTACAACTACCCCAtactatgcgcatacatccagtttTCCATATAAACCTCTTAACAAAGTTCCACTCTGATCCCCATGGACAAGATCCTCcccaacctgcacctattgtcacagaagaaggtgaggaGGAATATGAAGTAGAAAAAATCCTGGATAGCAAATGGAAAGAATACAGAAAGGCAAGAAAGTTATGGTACctggttaaatggaaaggatatgacaAAGGAAGCAATTCATGGGAGCCGGTTGATAATGTGGCCAATGCCAAAGAAGCAAAAGAAGATTTCCACAAGGAGCACCCTGAGGCAGtaggagcttgaagagggggtaatgtcatgaccttcattggcatgacatgatttttttactattttctagcttttttctgagacagtttccttttgttgtacaccacagtaatgtgggtacttgctagtggggcaggcgcttaaggccgtactactacagacaagGCTAATCTactaactacctaaggctatactactgctgCTGTAAGGTGGACTTCTACTGGGTTCTGATAACAAAAGGGGCTTAGCccgggaggtgtggtgagcgcagatgagggggttaacttctgaactactgggggccggctacttagctggctgggggtcctcctcaatggtatgagacaaggtaaaattgacttggtgtttccaagcaattttcctgctgtatatatagacaaggagcactatctacatggtctgtgcgcatgagaaagagaagtacataatgcaaataagaagagtgctgcaggctgtgcagaagcgtggatttctcctaagcgcccttggcacagcatcttggcgtggcatcttggcatagtaagcgctGGGATCATGTGACTAGCAAACACAAGATAATTGGatcggaaaaaatagtaaaaatatcagaaaaattgtgcaagtCTAATGGTATACGTTAGAGGGTTGTAAcaccttttttggtatatatttatgactcatcaagatcacgtgacatatttgatatatgatgtgaaattgtaaatgacttgttgtttagtactgttgtttttgatgtgcctttcttcatgtatttaaaccaggtcaagttgctgctaaacagcaagacttgacctctttgtcaattcatcctaagcttacccttaccccttgcccaggcccctagttggccataagtgcactTAACTAAaaacccataacccaggccttgttgccctctacctctaccataccccttgggcctttgttgcccctctttgcctcatagtccattggtgatagggccacagactttaagcccccttttATCACAGGTCtgagcttagttgtgacaaaaacagcatatatgcaaaaggcattgcatattgagggtattcctgaggtttataggttttgcaaaggttgcaattggatagagggaccttgaaaaccctagtttgcatctttatctcatttatttgctgtaagattactagtgtaattaatcaaataagtacagatcattgaagaaatgtcatatccatatcAGGTTgttacactgagcagcaaaattattgcaggtcaggagaggtcaaaggtttatctccattgctgagcatccaatcagtgaatcccatccaaatcatactgacacatgtggccattgtaacactatgttttagcacaaaatcttacaaatccatcaagaactaagctcacaaccccacttttgctatgatgcaacctgcaaaatgtttgctgattgtgttgagcatgttaacaatctgcacataaccaattatgcagttcagtacaagttctggttttttgcacacacattctcagtaatatgggccattgctggacagagtatcagcttgtttcacccattagggactgtgtaacagaactgtcttctcagggccagtaaaagaaactcaaaattgcagttacattaaactcaaggcactgtatgGGCTGGAATTGCTATAgggtatctcaggtgactgctggtacctagTGAGACTGTCTCCAAGACCATCCCATAGCTGGAACTGGCAATATGagggattgcagtgggttaggctgtatgagctgaaaattaaAACACCACTCATGAGCTGGAATCTATACCAaatgacatagaacttctagcagtagtagataCAGGTCAAAGGTATGCcaagatcagttatctatggcaaCAGTGATGTGttcacaaagatagcatgcagtatatgCAGacattgcagccaatgggttgggtctcaaattgaacatgtgctaactctgtgattgtcaattaGGGAAACAGCCAATTTTCCATCATAAGGTGTGTCTTAGAGACACCTTCTACTGTATGAGCTTCAACCTTTTCCAAttcacaatcacagagttagaacatgttcaatttgagaccccacccattggctgcaatctctgtgtatactgcatgctatctttgtgtacacatcactgctgccctagaaaactgatctcagcatacccctGATCtatgtctactactgctagaagttctatgtcatca carries:
- a CDS encoding Retrotransposon gag protein, which translates into the protein MSFDQMSDCELLDMVAKNMIILKKEFSQLQGAYKAQSDQLALLRAELEEYCNQSHNQHIFYSNQIQGATASIQAVQDQLLHMSTTCPTAPPPPPAPSGTATSTNLPALSSPSSDLKFAKPNKFSGKKEDALNFIIASAGDWVCPYKERKVFRGEAVPLLEDIDVFWAKFTKHYVDTNCNEKYCQKWNNLQQKTSVQEYTQEFQQYSMSLGYSDETLCDKYYNGLKNDIKDIMFSTMFQWRRAMAQQVYNKAEEIANHIESTRLSNPSVSSSTACTSPNVISQSTPTPTCTCLNVGDNVYMINPTTCCAKKGAITSIVCTTSGNMPNVRWNGESKDTMIPFPSLKKDKHPAAAAPIKPIIAPTPVLASNAKGPGPMDLDGKGFASVMCHMCSGKGHFACNCPSKPMSGHVANIEWSWERPKEENCIEVILDEEESGKGKAKAN
- a CDS encoding Retrotransposable element Tf2 protein, coding for MASPILFVKKKNGKLHMCVDYWRLNSMIKKNVYPLPLPQNLIEKLQGAKIFSKFDLKAGYNLVQIKEGNKWKTAFKTKYGLFEYLVMPFGLTNAPAAFQDMMNEIFRDLLDVYVIIYLDNIVVFSLNKKDHKAHVREVLKRLQDNDLFCNIKKCHFHVKKIDYLGFIISEFGIEVNQSKVTDAMNWSVPKNVKNIQEFLGFVNFYRQFIPNFGNMAQPLYNLLKKDSLWKWESAEQQSFEGLKRCLTSAPLLLQPDTTKQFYVECNASDYTTGAILSQCNSEGKLAPVAYLSKSLSPAEKNYNIFDKELLAVIRAFKEWCHLLEGSELPVQVLTDHKNLEYFSTSQSLNKRQIRWANFLVDYNFQIIYRPGAQNKKADILSQRYDLVPLEGGVENQVLLKPELFISSITPDQEINDLIGEAIYKDNRLKEILDKLQNKEKVTDWELKEGLLWFQKKIFIPKNETIRNLILESRHDMLAAGHPGQARTLELVSRNYYWPSLKRFVNSYVSHCETCIQAKPTNQVPVGLLKPLQIPERPWEDIAYDMIVGLPVSEGFNAILTIIDQFSKMVYFIPTQSTSSAINIANLFVTYVWKLHGLPRSTILDRGPTFNAKFICHLYKRLDIKPVYSTAYHPQTDGQTEQIKQEAKIFIHMFGNH
- a CDS encoding Retrotransposable element Tf2 protein, which codes for MRIHPVFHINLLTKFHSDPHGQDPPQPAPIVTEEGEEEYEVEKILDSKWKEYRKARKLWYLVKWKGYDKGSNSWEPVDNVANAKEAKEDFHKEHPEAVGA